AATATCAAAGAAGAGAAAGAAGACACGGGAAATAATAAAATCAAAATTCAAAAATCAAAAGTCAAAATGTCAACGTAAAGTTGCGTGGCAACAACGTTGCTTTACACAATGTAAAATTAATAAATGTCATTCCGCACTTGATGCGGAATCTAGAAAATAATTTACTGGATTCCTGCTTTCGCAGGAATGACATAAAAAGTATATGAACTTGGAACTAAACGACAGTAATTTTGAACAGGAGATTTTAAAAAGCGACAAGCCAGTACTGGTGGACTTCTGGGCTTCCTGGTGCGGGCCGTGTCAGATTGTGGGGGAAATTATTGATGAACTGGCCAAAGAATTGGAAGGAAAGGCCAAAATTGTGAAGGTAAACGTGGACGATAGCCCCGCCGTTGCAGAAAAATATGCCGTAATGTCAGTCCCAAGCTTGAAAATATTCAAAAACGGCCAAGTCGTCAAAGAATTTACCGGGA
This window of the Candidatus Moraniibacteriota bacterium genome carries:
- the trxA gene encoding thioredoxin, giving the protein MNLELNDSNFEQEILKSDKPVLVDFWASWCGPCQIVGEIIDELAKELEGKAKIVKVNVDDSPAVAEKYAVMSVPSLKIFKNGQVVKEFTGMQSKMILKSELEKIK